A genomic stretch from Halichoerus grypus chromosome 7, mHalGry1.hap1.1, whole genome shotgun sequence includes:
- the PPFIA4 gene encoding liprin-alpha-4 isoform X6, whose amino-acid sequence MCEVMPTINEGDPLGPPHGADADANFEQLMVNMLDEREKLLESLRESQETLVATQSRLQDALHERDQLQRHLNSALPQEFATLTRELSMCREQLLEREEEISELKAERNNTRLLLEHLECLVSRHERSLRMTVVKRQAQSPSGVSSEVEVLKALKSLFEHHKALDEKVRERLRAALERVTTLEEQLAGAHQQVSALQQGAGVREGVAEEEGTVELGPKRLWKDDTGRVEELQELLEKQNFELSQARERLVTLTATVAELEEDLGTARRDLIKSEELGSKHQRDLREALAQKEDMEERITTLEKRYLAAQREATSIHDLNDKLENELANKESLHRQELLEAAEQKLQQTMRKAETLPEVEAELAQRIAALTKAEERHGSIEEHLRQLEGQLEEKNQELARVRQREKMNEDHNKRLSDTVDRLLSESNERLQLHLKERMAALEEKNTLIQELESSQRQIEEQHHHKGRLSEEIEKLRQEVDQLKGRGGPFVDGVHSRSHMGSAADVRFSLSAATHVPSSLHRHYSALREESAKDWEPSPLPGVLAPTAAPAFDSDPEISDMDEDEPGGLVGSVDVVSPSGHSDAQTLAMMLQEQLDAINEEIRMIQEEKESTELRAEEIETRVTSGSMEALNLTQLRKRGSMPTSLTALSLASASPPLSGRSTPKLTSRSAAQDLDRMGVMTLPSDLRKHRRKLLSPVSREENREDKATIKCETSPPSSPRTLRLEKLGHPALSQEEGKSALEDPGSNPSSSDGSQDSLHKGAKRKGIKSSIGRLFGKKEKGRLIQLSRDGATGHVMLIDSELGLQEPMVPAKLGTQAEKDRRLKKKHQLLEDARRKGTPFAQWDGPTVVSWLELWVGMPAWYVAACRANVKSGAIMSALSDTEIQREIGISNALHRLKLRLAIQEMVSLTSPSAPPTSRTSSGNVWVTHEEMETLATPTKTDSEEGSWAQTLAYGDMNHEWIGNEWLPSLGLPQYRSYFMECLVDARMLDHLTKKDLRVHLKMVDSFHRTSLQYGIMCLKRLNYDRKELEKRREESQHEIKDVLVWTNDQVVHWVQSIGLRDYAGNLQESGVHGALLALDENFDHNTLALVLQIPTQNTQARQVMEREFNNLLALGTDRKLDDGEDKVFRRAPSWRKRFRPREPHGGLLGASAETLPAAFRVASLGPLQPPPAPPKKITPEARSHYLYGHMLSAFRD is encoded by the exons atgtGTGAGGTGATGCCCACAATCAATGAGGGGGACCCCCTGGGGCCCCCCCACGGCGCCGACGCTGACGCCAACTTCGAGCAGCTGATGGTGAACATGCTGGATGAGCGGGAGAAGTTGCTGGAGTCCCTTCGGGAGAGTCAGGAGACCTTGGTGGCCACGCAGAGCCGGCTCCAGGACGCCCTGCATGAACGGGACCAGCTCCAGCGCCACCTTAACTCCGCCCTCCCCCAG GAATTTGCCACCTTAACCCGGGAGCTGAGCATGTGTCGGGAACAGCTTctagaaagggaggaagagataTCAGAGCTGAAAGCAGAGCGGAATAACACAAGG TTGCTTCTGGAACATCTGGAGTGCCTGGTGTCCCGCCACGAGCGGTCGCTGCGGATGACTGTGGTGAAGCGCCAGGCCCAGTCGCCTTCCGGGGTCTCCAGTGAGGTGGAGGTGCTAAAGGCCCTCAAGTCGCTGTTCGAGCACCACAAGGCCCTGGATGAGAAG gtGCGGGAGCGGCTCCGGGCGGCCCTGGAGCGAGTCACCACCTTGGAAGAGCAGCTCGCCGGGGCCCACCAGCAG GTGTCTGCCCTGCAGCAGGGGGCCGGGGTTCGGGAGGGAGTGGCAGAAGAGGAGGGGACTGTGGAGCTGGGACCGAAGCGCCTGTGGAAG GATGACACGGGCCGGGTAGAGGAGCTGCAGGAGCTCCTGGAGAAGCAGAACTTTGAGTTGAGCCAGGCTCGGGAGCGACTGGTCACCCTGACGGCAACAGTGGCCGAGCTTGAGGAGGACCTGGGCACGGCCCGCCGGGACCTCATCAAGTCGGAGGAGCTGGGCAGCAAGCATCAGCGGGACCTCCGGGAG GCTCTGGCTCAGAAGGAAGACATGGAGGAGAGAATCACAACACTAGAGAAGCGCTACCTGGCTGCACAGCGCGAGGCCACGTCCATCCATGACCTCAATGACAAACTGGAGAATGAGCTGGCCAATAAGGAGTCCCTGCACCGCCAG GAGCTATTGGAGGCGGCAGAGCAGAAGCTGCAGCAGACGATGCGCAAGGCCGAGACGCTGCCGGAGGTGGAGGCCGAGCTGGCTCAGAGGATTGCAGCCCTCACCAAG GCTGAAGAAAGGCACGGCAGCATTGAGGAGCACCTGCGGCAGCTGGAGGGGCAGCTGGAGGAGAAGAACCAGGAGCTGGCGAGG GTACGCCAGCGGGAGAAGATGAACGAGGACCACAACAAGCGGCTGTCAGACACCGTGGACCGGCTGCTCAGCGAGTCCAACGAGCGCCTGCAGCTGCACCTCAAGGAGCGAATGGCCGCCCTGGAGGAGAAG AACACGTTGATCCAGGAGCTGGAGAGCTCCCAGCGGCAGATCGAGGAGCAGCACCATCACAAG GGCCGCCTGTCTGAAGAGATTGAGAAGCTGCGCCAAGAGGTGGACCAGCTGAAGGGTCGAGGGGGGCCGTTTGTGGATGGCGTCCACTCCAG GTCGCACATGGGCAGTGCAGCGGATGTGCGGTTCTCCCTGAGCgcagccacccacgtgccctcaAGCCTGCACCGCCACTACTCAGCTCTGCGGGAGGAGTCTGCCaag GACTGGGAGCCCTCTCCACTGCCTGGGGTGCTGGCCCCCACAGCCGCTCCTGCCTTTGACAGTGACCCCGAGATCTCCGACATGGATGAGGATGAGCCAGGGGGTCTGGTGGGCTCCGTGGATGTTGTCTCCCCCAGCGGCCACTCGGATGCCCAGACCCTGGCCATGATGCTGCAAGAGCAGCTGGATGCCATCAATGAGGAGATCAG GATGATCCAGGAAGAGAAGGAGTCCACGGAGCTGCGTGCCGAGGAGATCGAGACTCGAGTGACCAGCGGCAGCATGGAGGCCCTCAACCTGACCCAGCTGCGCAAACGCGGCTCCATGCCCACCTCTCTGACTGCCCTGTCCCTGGCTAGCGCATCCCCTCCGCTCAGCGGCCGCTCCACGCCTAAGCTGACCTCCCGCAGTGCTGCCCAGGACCTGGACCGCATGGGGGTCATGACCCTG CCCAGTGACTTGAGAAAGCATAGGAGGAAACTGCTG TCGCCAGTGTCTCGGGAAGAGAACCGAGAGGATAAAGCCACCATAAAATGTGAgacttctcctccttcctcacccaGGACGCTGCGGCTAGAGAAGCTTGGCCATCCAGCCCTGAGCCAGGAAGAAGGCAAAAG TGCTCTGGAGGATCCGGGCAGCAACCCAAGCAGCAGCGACGGCAGCCAGGACTCCTTGCACAAGGGCGCCAAGCGCAAGGGCATCAAGTCATCCATCGGCCGCCTGTtcgggaagaaggagaagggccGGCTAATCCAGCTGAGCCGGGATGGAGCCACGGGCCATG TTATGCTAATAGACTCCGAGCTTGGTCTGCAGGAGCCCATGGTGCCTGCCAAGCTGGGGACCCAGGCAGAGAAGGACCGGCGGCTGAAGAAGAA ACACCAGCTGCTTGAAGACGCCCGCAGAAAAGGAACGCCCTTTGCCCAGTGGGATGGCCCTACTGTGGTCTCCTGGCTGGAG CTCTGGGTGGGGATGCCTGCCTGGTACGTGGCAGCCTGCCGGGCCAACGTCAAGAGCGGTGCCATCATGTCGGCCCTGTCGGACACGGAGATCCAGCGTGAGATCGGCATCAGCAACGCCCTGCACCGGCTCAAGCTCCGGCTGGCCATCCAGGAGATGGTTTCGCTGACCAGCCCCTccgccccacccacctccaggaCT TCTTCCGGGAATGTCTGGGTCACCCATGAAGAGATGGAAACTCTGGCAACACCCACTAAAACA GACAGTGAGGAGGGCAGCTGGGCTCAG ACCCTGGCCTATGGGGACATGAACCACGAGTGGATTGGGAACGAATGgctccccagcctggggctccccCAGTACCGCAGCTACTTCATGGAGTGCCTGGTGGACGCCCGCATGCTGGACCACCTCACCAAGAAGGACCTGCGGGTCCACCTGAAGATGGTGGACAGCTTCCACCG AACCAGTCTTCAGTACGGCATCATGTGTCTGAAGAGGCTGAATTATGACcgcaaggagctggagaaaagaCGGGAGGAAAGCCAGCACGAGATCAAGG ATGTGCTTGTCTGGACCAACGACCAGGTGGTTCACTGGGTCCAGTCCATTGGGCTGCGGGATTACGCAGGAAACCTGCAGGAGAGCGGTGTGCATGGGGCCCTGCTGGCCCTGGATGAGAACTTTGACCACAACACGCTGGCCCTGGTCCTCCAGATCCCCACGCAGAATACCCag GCACGCCAGGTGATGGAAAGAGAGTTCAACAACCTGTTGGCCTTGGGCACAGACCGGAAGCTGGATGAT GGCGAGGACAAGGTGTTCCGGCGCGCGCCGTCCTGGAGGAAGCGCTTCCGGCCGCGGGAGCCGCACGGCGGCCTGCTCGGCGCCTCGGCGGAGACGCTCCCGGCCGCCTTCCGCGTGGCCAGCCTGGGGCCGCTGCAGCCCCCGCCCGCGCCGCCCAAGAAGATCACGCCGGAGG ctcgCTCCCACTATCTCTACGGACACATGCTCTCCGCCTTTCGGGACTAG
- the PPFIA4 gene encoding liprin-alpha-4 isoform X1 — MCEVMPTINEGDPLGPPHGADADANFEQLMVNMLDEREKLLESLRESQETLVATQSRLQDALHERDQLQRHLNSALPQEFATLTRELSMCREQLLEREEEISELKAERNNTRLLLEHLECLVSRHERSLRMTVVKRQAQSPSGVSSEVEVLKALKSLFEHHKALDEKVRERLRAALERVTTLEEQLAGAHQQVSALQQGAGVREGVAEEEGTVELGPKRLWKDDTGRVEELQELLEKQNFELSQARERLVTLTATVAELEEDLGTARRDLIKSEELGSKHQRDLREALAQKEDMEERITTLEKRYLAAQREATSIHDLNDKLENELANKESLHRQCEEKARHLQELLEAAEQKLQQTMRKAETLPEVEAELAQRIAALTKAEERHGSIEEHLRQLEGQLEEKNQELARVRQREKMNEDHNKRLSDTVDRLLSESNERLQLHLKERMAALEEKNTLIQELESSQRQIEEQHHHKGRLSEEIEKLRQEVDQLKGRGGPFVDGVHSRSHMGSAADVRFSLSAATHVPSSLHRHYSALREESAKDWEPSPLPGVLAPTAAPAFDSDPEISDMDEDEPGGLVGSVDVVSPSGHSDAQTLAMMLQEQLDAINEEIRMIQEEKESTELRAEEIETRVTSGSMEALNLTQLRKRGSMPTSLTALSLASASPPLSGRSTPKLTSRSAAQDLDRMGVMTLPSDLRKHRRKLLSPVSREENREDKATIKCETSPPSSPRTLRLEKLGHPALSQEEGKSALEDPGSNPSSSDGSQDSLHKGAKRKGIKSSIGRLFGKKEKGRLIQLSRDGATGHVMLIDSELGLQEPMVPAKLGTQAEKDRRLKKKHQLLEDARRKGTPFAQWDGPTVVSWLELWVGMPAWYVAACRANVKSGAIMSALSDTEIQREIGISNALHRLKLRLAIQEMVSLTSPSAPPTSRTSSGNVWVTHEEMETLATPTKTDSEEGSWAQTLAYGDMNHEWIGNEWLPSLGLPQYRSYFMECLVDARMLDHLTKKDLRVHLKMVDSFHRTSLQYGIMCLKRLNYDRKELEKRREESQHEIKDVLVWTNDQVVHWVQSIGLRDYAGNLQESGVHGALLALDENFDHNTLALVLQIPTQNTQARQVMEREFNNLLALGTDRKLDDGEDKVFRRAPSWRKRFRPREPHGGLLGASAETLPAAFRVASLGPLQPPPAPPKKITPEAGTAGAPRLEPSTVRTYSC; from the exons atgtGTGAGGTGATGCCCACAATCAATGAGGGGGACCCCCTGGGGCCCCCCCACGGCGCCGACGCTGACGCCAACTTCGAGCAGCTGATGGTGAACATGCTGGATGAGCGGGAGAAGTTGCTGGAGTCCCTTCGGGAGAGTCAGGAGACCTTGGTGGCCACGCAGAGCCGGCTCCAGGACGCCCTGCATGAACGGGACCAGCTCCAGCGCCACCTTAACTCCGCCCTCCCCCAG GAATTTGCCACCTTAACCCGGGAGCTGAGCATGTGTCGGGAACAGCTTctagaaagggaggaagagataTCAGAGCTGAAAGCAGAGCGGAATAACACAAGG TTGCTTCTGGAACATCTGGAGTGCCTGGTGTCCCGCCACGAGCGGTCGCTGCGGATGACTGTGGTGAAGCGCCAGGCCCAGTCGCCTTCCGGGGTCTCCAGTGAGGTGGAGGTGCTAAAGGCCCTCAAGTCGCTGTTCGAGCACCACAAGGCCCTGGATGAGAAG gtGCGGGAGCGGCTCCGGGCGGCCCTGGAGCGAGTCACCACCTTGGAAGAGCAGCTCGCCGGGGCCCACCAGCAG GTGTCTGCCCTGCAGCAGGGGGCCGGGGTTCGGGAGGGAGTGGCAGAAGAGGAGGGGACTGTGGAGCTGGGACCGAAGCGCCTGTGGAAG GATGACACGGGCCGGGTAGAGGAGCTGCAGGAGCTCCTGGAGAAGCAGAACTTTGAGTTGAGCCAGGCTCGGGAGCGACTGGTCACCCTGACGGCAACAGTGGCCGAGCTTGAGGAGGACCTGGGCACGGCCCGCCGGGACCTCATCAAGTCGGAGGAGCTGGGCAGCAAGCATCAGCGGGACCTCCGGGAG GCTCTGGCTCAGAAGGAAGACATGGAGGAGAGAATCACAACACTAGAGAAGCGCTACCTGGCTGCACAGCGCGAGGCCACGTCCATCCATGACCTCAATGACAAACTGGAGAATGAGCTGGCCAATAAGGAGTCCCTGCACCGCCAG TGTGAGGAGAAGGCCCGGCACCTGCAGGAGCTATTGGAGGCGGCAGAGCAGAAGCTGCAGCAGACGATGCGCAAGGCCGAGACGCTGCCGGAGGTGGAGGCCGAGCTGGCTCAGAGGATTGCAGCCCTCACCAAG GCTGAAGAAAGGCACGGCAGCATTGAGGAGCACCTGCGGCAGCTGGAGGGGCAGCTGGAGGAGAAGAACCAGGAGCTGGCGAGG GTACGCCAGCGGGAGAAGATGAACGAGGACCACAACAAGCGGCTGTCAGACACCGTGGACCGGCTGCTCAGCGAGTCCAACGAGCGCCTGCAGCTGCACCTCAAGGAGCGAATGGCCGCCCTGGAGGAGAAG AACACGTTGATCCAGGAGCTGGAGAGCTCCCAGCGGCAGATCGAGGAGCAGCACCATCACAAG GGCCGCCTGTCTGAAGAGATTGAGAAGCTGCGCCAAGAGGTGGACCAGCTGAAGGGTCGAGGGGGGCCGTTTGTGGATGGCGTCCACTCCAG GTCGCACATGGGCAGTGCAGCGGATGTGCGGTTCTCCCTGAGCgcagccacccacgtgccctcaAGCCTGCACCGCCACTACTCAGCTCTGCGGGAGGAGTCTGCCaag GACTGGGAGCCCTCTCCACTGCCTGGGGTGCTGGCCCCCACAGCCGCTCCTGCCTTTGACAGTGACCCCGAGATCTCCGACATGGATGAGGATGAGCCAGGGGGTCTGGTGGGCTCCGTGGATGTTGTCTCCCCCAGCGGCCACTCGGATGCCCAGACCCTGGCCATGATGCTGCAAGAGCAGCTGGATGCCATCAATGAGGAGATCAG GATGATCCAGGAAGAGAAGGAGTCCACGGAGCTGCGTGCCGAGGAGATCGAGACTCGAGTGACCAGCGGCAGCATGGAGGCCCTCAACCTGACCCAGCTGCGCAAACGCGGCTCCATGCCCACCTCTCTGACTGCCCTGTCCCTGGCTAGCGCATCCCCTCCGCTCAGCGGCCGCTCCACGCCTAAGCTGACCTCCCGCAGTGCTGCCCAGGACCTGGACCGCATGGGGGTCATGACCCTG CCCAGTGACTTGAGAAAGCATAGGAGGAAACTGCTG TCGCCAGTGTCTCGGGAAGAGAACCGAGAGGATAAAGCCACCATAAAATGTGAgacttctcctccttcctcacccaGGACGCTGCGGCTAGAGAAGCTTGGCCATCCAGCCCTGAGCCAGGAAGAAGGCAAAAG TGCTCTGGAGGATCCGGGCAGCAACCCAAGCAGCAGCGACGGCAGCCAGGACTCCTTGCACAAGGGCGCCAAGCGCAAGGGCATCAAGTCATCCATCGGCCGCCTGTtcgggaagaaggagaagggccGGCTAATCCAGCTGAGCCGGGATGGAGCCACGGGCCATG TTATGCTAATAGACTCCGAGCTTGGTCTGCAGGAGCCCATGGTGCCTGCCAAGCTGGGGACCCAGGCAGAGAAGGACCGGCGGCTGAAGAAGAA ACACCAGCTGCTTGAAGACGCCCGCAGAAAAGGAACGCCCTTTGCCCAGTGGGATGGCCCTACTGTGGTCTCCTGGCTGGAG CTCTGGGTGGGGATGCCTGCCTGGTACGTGGCAGCCTGCCGGGCCAACGTCAAGAGCGGTGCCATCATGTCGGCCCTGTCGGACACGGAGATCCAGCGTGAGATCGGCATCAGCAACGCCCTGCACCGGCTCAAGCTCCGGCTGGCCATCCAGGAGATGGTTTCGCTGACCAGCCCCTccgccccacccacctccaggaCT TCTTCCGGGAATGTCTGGGTCACCCATGAAGAGATGGAAACTCTGGCAACACCCACTAAAACA GACAGTGAGGAGGGCAGCTGGGCTCAG ACCCTGGCCTATGGGGACATGAACCACGAGTGGATTGGGAACGAATGgctccccagcctggggctccccCAGTACCGCAGCTACTTCATGGAGTGCCTGGTGGACGCCCGCATGCTGGACCACCTCACCAAGAAGGACCTGCGGGTCCACCTGAAGATGGTGGACAGCTTCCACCG AACCAGTCTTCAGTACGGCATCATGTGTCTGAAGAGGCTGAATTATGACcgcaaggagctggagaaaagaCGGGAGGAAAGCCAGCACGAGATCAAGG ATGTGCTTGTCTGGACCAACGACCAGGTGGTTCACTGGGTCCAGTCCATTGGGCTGCGGGATTACGCAGGAAACCTGCAGGAGAGCGGTGTGCATGGGGCCCTGCTGGCCCTGGATGAGAACTTTGACCACAACACGCTGGCCCTGGTCCTCCAGATCCCCACGCAGAATACCCag GCACGCCAGGTGATGGAAAGAGAGTTCAACAACCTGTTGGCCTTGGGCACAGACCGGAAGCTGGATGAT GGCGAGGACAAGGTGTTCCGGCGCGCGCCGTCCTGGAGGAAGCGCTTCCGGCCGCGGGAGCCGCACGGCGGCCTGCTCGGCGCCTCGGCGGAGACGCTCCCGGCCGCCTTCCGCGTGGCCAGCCTGGGGCCGCTGCAGCCCCCGCCCGCGCCGCCCAAGAAGATCACGCCGGAGG CCGGGACGGCGGGGGCGCCGAGACTGGAGCCCTCCACGGTTCGGACCTACTCCTGCTga
- the PPFIA4 gene encoding liprin-alpha-4 isoform X4 — protein MCEVMPTINEGDPLGPPHGADADANFEQLMVNMLDEREKLLESLRESQETLVATQSRLQDALHERDQLQRHLNSALPQEFATLTRELSMCREQLLEREEEISELKAERNNTRLLLEHLECLVSRHERSLRMTVVKRQAQSPSGVSSEVEVLKALKSLFEHHKALDEKVRERLRAALERVTTLEEQLAGAHQQVSALQQGAGVREGVAEEEGTVELGPKRLWKDDTGRVEELQELLEKQNFELSQARERLVTLTATVAELEEDLGTARRDLIKSEELGSKHQRDLREALAQKEDMEERITTLEKRYLAAQREATSIHDLNDKLENELANKESLHRQELLEAAEQKLQQTMRKAETLPEVEAELAQRIAALTKAEERHGSIEEHLRQLEGQLEEKNQELARVRQREKMNEDHNKRLSDTVDRLLSESNERLQLHLKERMAALEEKNTLIQELESSQRQIEEQHHHKGRLSEEIEKLRQEVDQLKGRGGPFVDGVHSRSHMGSAADVRFSLSAATHVPSSLHRHYSALREESAKDWEPSPLPGVLAPTAAPAFDSDPEISDMDEDEPGGLVGSVDVVSPSGHSDAQTLAMMLQEQLDAINEEIRMIQEEKESTELRAEEIETRVTSGSMEALNLTQLRKRGSMPTSLTALSLASASPPLSGRSTPKLTSRSAAQDLDRMGVMTLPSDLRKHRRKLLSPVSREENREDKATIKCETSPPSSPRTLRLEKLGHPALSQEEGKSALEDPGSNPSSSDGSQDSLHKGAKRKGIKSSIGRLFGKKEKGRLIQLSRDGATGHVMLIDSELGLQEPMVPAKLGTQAEKDRRLKKKHQLLEDARRKGTPFAQWDGPTVVSWLELWVGMPAWYVAACRANVKSGAIMSALSDTEIQREIGISNALHRLKLRLAIQEMVSLTSPSAPPTSRTSSGNVWVTHEEMETLATPTKTDSEEGSWAQTLAYGDMNHEWIGNEWLPSLGLPQYRSYFMECLVDARMLDHLTKKDLRVHLKMVDSFHRTSLQYGIMCLKRLNYDRKELEKRREESQHEIKDVLVWTNDQVVHWVQSIGLRDYAGNLQESGVHGALLALDENFDHNTLALVLQIPTQNTQARQVMEREFNNLLALGTDRKLDDGEDKVFRRAPSWRKRFRPREPHGGLLGASAETLPAAFRVASLGPLQPPPAPPKKITPEAGTAGAPRLEPSTVRTYSC, from the exons atgtGTGAGGTGATGCCCACAATCAATGAGGGGGACCCCCTGGGGCCCCCCCACGGCGCCGACGCTGACGCCAACTTCGAGCAGCTGATGGTGAACATGCTGGATGAGCGGGAGAAGTTGCTGGAGTCCCTTCGGGAGAGTCAGGAGACCTTGGTGGCCACGCAGAGCCGGCTCCAGGACGCCCTGCATGAACGGGACCAGCTCCAGCGCCACCTTAACTCCGCCCTCCCCCAG GAATTTGCCACCTTAACCCGGGAGCTGAGCATGTGTCGGGAACAGCTTctagaaagggaggaagagataTCAGAGCTGAAAGCAGAGCGGAATAACACAAGG TTGCTTCTGGAACATCTGGAGTGCCTGGTGTCCCGCCACGAGCGGTCGCTGCGGATGACTGTGGTGAAGCGCCAGGCCCAGTCGCCTTCCGGGGTCTCCAGTGAGGTGGAGGTGCTAAAGGCCCTCAAGTCGCTGTTCGAGCACCACAAGGCCCTGGATGAGAAG gtGCGGGAGCGGCTCCGGGCGGCCCTGGAGCGAGTCACCACCTTGGAAGAGCAGCTCGCCGGGGCCCACCAGCAG GTGTCTGCCCTGCAGCAGGGGGCCGGGGTTCGGGAGGGAGTGGCAGAAGAGGAGGGGACTGTGGAGCTGGGACCGAAGCGCCTGTGGAAG GATGACACGGGCCGGGTAGAGGAGCTGCAGGAGCTCCTGGAGAAGCAGAACTTTGAGTTGAGCCAGGCTCGGGAGCGACTGGTCACCCTGACGGCAACAGTGGCCGAGCTTGAGGAGGACCTGGGCACGGCCCGCCGGGACCTCATCAAGTCGGAGGAGCTGGGCAGCAAGCATCAGCGGGACCTCCGGGAG GCTCTGGCTCAGAAGGAAGACATGGAGGAGAGAATCACAACACTAGAGAAGCGCTACCTGGCTGCACAGCGCGAGGCCACGTCCATCCATGACCTCAATGACAAACTGGAGAATGAGCTGGCCAATAAGGAGTCCCTGCACCGCCAG GAGCTATTGGAGGCGGCAGAGCAGAAGCTGCAGCAGACGATGCGCAAGGCCGAGACGCTGCCGGAGGTGGAGGCCGAGCTGGCTCAGAGGATTGCAGCCCTCACCAAG GCTGAAGAAAGGCACGGCAGCATTGAGGAGCACCTGCGGCAGCTGGAGGGGCAGCTGGAGGAGAAGAACCAGGAGCTGGCGAGG GTACGCCAGCGGGAGAAGATGAACGAGGACCACAACAAGCGGCTGTCAGACACCGTGGACCGGCTGCTCAGCGAGTCCAACGAGCGCCTGCAGCTGCACCTCAAGGAGCGAATGGCCGCCCTGGAGGAGAAG AACACGTTGATCCAGGAGCTGGAGAGCTCCCAGCGGCAGATCGAGGAGCAGCACCATCACAAG GGCCGCCTGTCTGAAGAGATTGAGAAGCTGCGCCAAGAGGTGGACCAGCTGAAGGGTCGAGGGGGGCCGTTTGTGGATGGCGTCCACTCCAG GTCGCACATGGGCAGTGCAGCGGATGTGCGGTTCTCCCTGAGCgcagccacccacgtgccctcaAGCCTGCACCGCCACTACTCAGCTCTGCGGGAGGAGTCTGCCaag GACTGGGAGCCCTCTCCACTGCCTGGGGTGCTGGCCCCCACAGCCGCTCCTGCCTTTGACAGTGACCCCGAGATCTCCGACATGGATGAGGATGAGCCAGGGGGTCTGGTGGGCTCCGTGGATGTTGTCTCCCCCAGCGGCCACTCGGATGCCCAGACCCTGGCCATGATGCTGCAAGAGCAGCTGGATGCCATCAATGAGGAGATCAG GATGATCCAGGAAGAGAAGGAGTCCACGGAGCTGCGTGCCGAGGAGATCGAGACTCGAGTGACCAGCGGCAGCATGGAGGCCCTCAACCTGACCCAGCTGCGCAAACGCGGCTCCATGCCCACCTCTCTGACTGCCCTGTCCCTGGCTAGCGCATCCCCTCCGCTCAGCGGCCGCTCCACGCCTAAGCTGACCTCCCGCAGTGCTGCCCAGGACCTGGACCGCATGGGGGTCATGACCCTG CCCAGTGACTTGAGAAAGCATAGGAGGAAACTGCTG TCGCCAGTGTCTCGGGAAGAGAACCGAGAGGATAAAGCCACCATAAAATGTGAgacttctcctccttcctcacccaGGACGCTGCGGCTAGAGAAGCTTGGCCATCCAGCCCTGAGCCAGGAAGAAGGCAAAAG TGCTCTGGAGGATCCGGGCAGCAACCCAAGCAGCAGCGACGGCAGCCAGGACTCCTTGCACAAGGGCGCCAAGCGCAAGGGCATCAAGTCATCCATCGGCCGCCTGTtcgggaagaaggagaagggccGGCTAATCCAGCTGAGCCGGGATGGAGCCACGGGCCATG TTATGCTAATAGACTCCGAGCTTGGTCTGCAGGAGCCCATGGTGCCTGCCAAGCTGGGGACCCAGGCAGAGAAGGACCGGCGGCTGAAGAAGAA ACACCAGCTGCTTGAAGACGCCCGCAGAAAAGGAACGCCCTTTGCCCAGTGGGATGGCCCTACTGTGGTCTCCTGGCTGGAG CTCTGGGTGGGGATGCCTGCCTGGTACGTGGCAGCCTGCCGGGCCAACGTCAAGAGCGGTGCCATCATGTCGGCCCTGTCGGACACGGAGATCCAGCGTGAGATCGGCATCAGCAACGCCCTGCACCGGCTCAAGCTCCGGCTGGCCATCCAGGAGATGGTTTCGCTGACCAGCCCCTccgccccacccacctccaggaCT TCTTCCGGGAATGTCTGGGTCACCCATGAAGAGATGGAAACTCTGGCAACACCCACTAAAACA GACAGTGAGGAGGGCAGCTGGGCTCAG ACCCTGGCCTATGGGGACATGAACCACGAGTGGATTGGGAACGAATGgctccccagcctggggctccccCAGTACCGCAGCTACTTCATGGAGTGCCTGGTGGACGCCCGCATGCTGGACCACCTCACCAAGAAGGACCTGCGGGTCCACCTGAAGATGGTGGACAGCTTCCACCG AACCAGTCTTCAGTACGGCATCATGTGTCTGAAGAGGCTGAATTATGACcgcaaggagctggagaaaagaCGGGAGGAAAGCCAGCACGAGATCAAGG ATGTGCTTGTCTGGACCAACGACCAGGTGGTTCACTGGGTCCAGTCCATTGGGCTGCGGGATTACGCAGGAAACCTGCAGGAGAGCGGTGTGCATGGGGCCCTGCTGGCCCTGGATGAGAACTTTGACCACAACACGCTGGCCCTGGTCCTCCAGATCCCCACGCAGAATACCCag GCACGCCAGGTGATGGAAAGAGAGTTCAACAACCTGTTGGCCTTGGGCACAGACCGGAAGCTGGATGAT GGCGAGGACAAGGTGTTCCGGCGCGCGCCGTCCTGGAGGAAGCGCTTCCGGCCGCGGGAGCCGCACGGCGGCCTGCTCGGCGCCTCGGCGGAGACGCTCCCGGCCGCCTTCCGCGTGGCCAGCCTGGGGCCGCTGCAGCCCCCGCCCGCGCCGCCCAAGAAGATCACGCCGGAGG CCGGGACGGCGGGGGCGCCGAGACTGGAGCCCTCCACGGTTCGGACCTACTCCTGCTga